Proteins co-encoded in one Mycobacterium mantenii genomic window:
- a CDS encoding NUDIX hydrolase, with product MSVRESAIAMLSSWEPPDPAQDSLRHAVLAFVHARTDACLRECVPGHVTASALVLDHSGSRVLLTLHPRVGRWVQLGGHCDEDDTDIAAAALREATEESGIDGLRITPELAAVHVHPVTCSLGVPTRHLDLQFLAHAPAGAQIAISDESEDLRWWPADALPDGTDHALAYLVARATRG from the coding sequence ATGAGCGTGCGGGAGTCGGCGATCGCGATGCTGTCCAGCTGGGAACCCCCCGACCCGGCCCAGGATTCGTTGCGGCACGCTGTGTTGGCGTTCGTGCACGCCCGCACCGACGCGTGCCTGCGCGAGTGCGTGCCCGGCCACGTCACCGCGTCGGCGCTGGTGCTCGACCACTCCGGCAGCCGGGTGCTGCTGACGCTGCATCCCCGCGTGGGCCGCTGGGTGCAGCTGGGCGGCCACTGCGACGAGGACGACACCGACATCGCCGCCGCGGCGTTGCGCGAGGCCACCGAGGAGTCGGGGATCGACGGGCTGCGCATCACACCGGAATTGGCGGCGGTGCACGTGCATCCGGTGACCTGCTCGCTGGGCGTGCCGACCCGGCATCTGGATCTGCAGTTCTTGGCGCACGCGCCGGCCGGCGCGCAGATCGCGATCAGCGACGAGTCCGAGGACCTGCGCTGGTGGCCCGCCGACGCCCTACCCGACGGAACCGACCACGCGCTGGCCTATTTGGTCGCCCGGGCCACGCGCGGCTAG
- the manB gene encoding mannose-1-phosphate guanylyltransferase, with the protein MGTPEVDVVILVGGKGTRLRPLTLSAPKPMLPTAGLPFLTHLLSRVAAAGIEHVILSTSYQAAVFEAEFGDGSKLGLQIEYVTEERPLGTGGGIANVADQLRHDTVMVFNGDVLSGADLGQMLDFHQDQRADVTLHLVRVGDPRAFGCVTTDDNGRVTAFVEKTQDPPTDQINAGTYVFSRRMIDRIPRGREVSVEREVFPALLVDPDVKVCGYVDATYWRDMGTPEDFVRGSADLVRGIAPSPALHGHRGEQLVHDGAAVSPGAVLVGGTVVGRGAEIGPGVRLDGAVIFDGVKVEAGSVIERSIIGFGARIGPRALIRDGVIGDGADIGARCELLRGARVWPGVSIPDGGIRYSSDV; encoded by the coding sequence GTGGGAACTCCAGAAGTCGATGTGGTGATCCTGGTCGGGGGCAAGGGCACCCGGCTGCGGCCGCTGACGCTGTCGGCGCCCAAGCCCATGCTGCCCACCGCGGGGTTGCCGTTCCTGACGCATCTGCTGTCGCGGGTCGCCGCAGCCGGCATCGAGCACGTCATCCTGAGCACGTCGTATCAGGCCGCGGTGTTCGAGGCGGAGTTCGGTGACGGCTCCAAGCTGGGCCTGCAGATCGAATACGTCACCGAGGAGCGGCCCCTGGGCACCGGCGGCGGCATCGCCAACGTCGCCGACCAGCTGCGGCACGACACCGTGATGGTGTTCAACGGCGACGTGCTCTCCGGGGCCGACCTAGGCCAGATGCTCGACTTCCACCAGGACCAGCGAGCCGACGTCACCCTGCATTTGGTCCGGGTCGGAGATCCGCGCGCGTTCGGCTGTGTGACCACCGACGACAACGGCCGGGTCACCGCCTTCGTGGAGAAGACACAGGACCCGCCGACCGACCAGATCAACGCCGGCACCTACGTCTTCTCGCGGCGGATGATCGACCGGATCCCGCGCGGCCGCGAGGTGTCGGTGGAACGTGAGGTGTTCCCCGCGCTGCTCGTCGATCCCGACGTCAAGGTCTGCGGCTACGTCGACGCCACCTACTGGCGCGACATGGGCACCCCCGAGGACTTCGTGCGGGGCTCGGCGGATCTGGTGCGCGGCATCGCGCCGTCGCCGGCGCTGCACGGCCACCGCGGCGAGCAGTTGGTGCACGACGGCGCGGCGGTGTCGCCGGGCGCGGTACTGGTCGGCGGCACGGTCGTGGGTCGCGGCGCCGAGATCGGCCCCGGCGTCCGGCTGGACGGCGCGGTGATCTTCGACGGCGTCAAGGTCGAGGCCGGCAGCGTGATCGAGCGCTCGATCATCGGGTTCGGTGCGCGCATCGGACCGCGGGCGCTGATCCGCGACGGCGTGATCGGCGACGGCGCCGATATCGGCGCGCGCTGCGAACTGCTGCGCGGCGCCCGGGTGTGGCCCGGTGTGTCGATTCCCGACGGCGGGATCCGCTACTCGTCCGACGTCTAG
- a CDS encoding glycosyltransferase family 2 protein, with protein MTDVLPVVTVTYSPGPHLERFLASLSLATEREVCVLLADNGSTDGTPQAAVVRYPNVRLFHTGANLGYGTAVNRAVAQLDRDADWVIVANPDVQWGPGSIDELLAAAARWPRAGALGPLVRDPDGSVYPSARHLPSLIRGGMHAVVGPFWKSNPWSAAYRQERLEPSERPVGWLSGSCLLVRRSAFGQIGGFDERYFMYMEDVDLGDRLGKAGWLSVYVPSAEVLHHKGHSTGGDPANHLAAHHKSTYMFLADRHSGWLRAPLRWTLRASLAVRSRLMVRGALRASGRRKLVEGRH; from the coding sequence GTGACTGACGTCCTGCCGGTCGTGACGGTGACCTACTCACCGGGCCCGCACCTGGAGCGCTTCCTGGCCTCGCTGTCGCTGGCCACGGAACGAGAGGTGTGCGTGCTGCTGGCCGACAACGGCTCCACCGACGGCACCCCGCAGGCCGCCGTCGTCCGCTATCCCAACGTGCGGCTGTTTCACACCGGAGCCAACCTCGGCTACGGGACCGCGGTCAATCGCGCCGTCGCGCAACTGGACCGCGACGCCGACTGGGTGATCGTCGCCAACCCGGACGTGCAGTGGGGCCCGGGCAGCATCGACGAGCTGCTGGCGGCCGCCGCGCGCTGGCCGCGTGCCGGCGCGCTGGGGCCGCTGGTGCGGGATCCCGACGGGTCGGTGTATCCGTCGGCGCGGCACCTGCCCAGCCTGATCCGCGGCGGCATGCACGCGGTCGTCGGCCCGTTCTGGAAGAGCAACCCGTGGTCGGCGGCGTACCGCCAGGAGCGGCTGGAGCCCAGCGAGCGACCGGTGGGCTGGCTGTCGGGGTCGTGCCTGCTGGTGCGCCGCTCGGCGTTCGGGCAGATCGGCGGGTTCGACGAGCGCTACTTCATGTATATGGAAGACGTCGACCTGGGCGACCGGCTCGGCAAGGCCGGGTGGCTGTCCGTCTACGTGCCGTCGGCGGAGGTGCTGCACCACAAGGGCCACTCAACCGGCGGAGACCCGGCCAACCACCTGGCCGCCCATCACAAGAGCACGTATATGTTTCTGGCCGACCGGCACTCGGGTTGGTTGCGCGCTCCGCTGCGCTGGACCCTGCGCGCGTCGCTGGCGGTACGTTCCCGCCTAATGGTGCGCGGTGCGTTGCGTGCGTCCGGCCGGCGGAAACTGGTAGAAGGGCGACACTGA
- the rfbD gene encoding dTDP-4-dehydrorhamnose reductase, whose product MSGRIVIAGAGGQLGSYLTALAASRGRDVLALTSSQWDITDPAAAERIVQRGDAVINCAAYTNVDGAESDEATAFAVNETGPGNIARACAQAGAQLVHVSTDYVFDGDFGGAAPRPYEPTDHTAPQGVYARSKVAGERAVLAALPEAVVVRTAWVYTGGTGKDFVAVMRRLAAGDKPVDVVDDQIGSPTYVGDLAAALLQIVDDRVPGPILHAANEGACSRFEQARAVFEECGADPERVRPVTTDRFPRPAPRPAYSALSSGQSVAAGMRPLRPWRPALVAALAASDSDAAADRPLPSTRD is encoded by the coding sequence ATGTCAGGCAGGATCGTGATCGCGGGCGCGGGTGGGCAGCTGGGCAGCTATTTGACCGCGTTGGCGGCAAGTCGGGGCCGCGACGTGCTGGCGCTGACGTCGTCGCAGTGGGACATCACCGATCCCGCGGCGGCCGAGCGGATCGTGCAGCGCGGAGACGCCGTGATCAACTGCGCGGCCTACACCAACGTCGACGGCGCCGAAAGCGACGAGGCGACCGCGTTCGCGGTCAACGAAACCGGTCCCGGGAACATTGCCCGCGCCTGCGCGCAGGCCGGCGCCCAGTTGGTGCACGTCTCCACCGACTACGTGTTCGACGGCGACTTCGGCGGCGCGGCACCCCGACCGTACGAGCCCACCGATCACACCGCGCCGCAGGGGGTCTACGCGCGCAGCAAGGTCGCGGGGGAGCGGGCCGTGCTCGCGGCATTACCGGAGGCTGTCGTGGTCCGCACCGCCTGGGTCTACACCGGCGGCACCGGCAAGGACTTCGTCGCCGTCATGCGCCGGCTGGCCGCCGGCGACAAGCCGGTGGACGTGGTCGACGATCAGATCGGGTCCCCGACCTACGTCGGCGACCTGGCCGCCGCGCTGCTGCAGATCGTCGACGACCGCGTGCCCGGCCCGATCCTGCACGCCGCCAACGAGGGCGCCTGCTCGCGGTTCGAACAGGCCCGCGCCGTCTTCGAGGAATGCGGTGCGGACCCGGAGCGGGTGCGACCGGTCACCACCGACCGCTTTCCCCGGCCCGCCCCCCGGCCGGCCTACTCCGCGCTGTCCAGCGGCCAGTCCGTCGCGGCGGGGATGCGGCCGCTACGACCCTGGCGCCCTGCGCTTGTCGCGGCGCTGGCCGCGTCCGATAGCGATGCCGCGGCCGATCGACCGTTACCCTCTACGCGTGACTGA
- a CDS encoding LCP family protein, producing the protein MPVQRVVRVIATALTLAVVLGTGIAWSNVRSFEDGIFHMSAPSLGKGGDDGAIDILLVGLDSRTDAHGNPLSQEELDTLKAGDEEATNTDTIILIRIPNNGKSATAISIPRDSYVAAPGLGKTKINGVYGQTREAKRTALVRAGDSATDAAAQGTEAGREALIKTVADLTGVTVDHYAEIGLLGFSLITDALGGVDVCLKEPVFEPLSGADFPAGPQRLSGPEALSFVRQRHELPRGDLDRVVRQQVVMASLAHRVISGRTLSSPTTVKRLEAAVQRSVVISAGWDVMDFVQQMQKLAGGNVAFATIPVLDGAGWSDDGMQSVVRLDPHQVADWVGSLLHDQEQGKTEEIAYTPAKTTASVVNDTDINGLAAAVSDVLSAKGFATGTVGNNDGGHVKASQVRAAKSDDLGAKEVSKELGGLPVVADTSLAPGAVRVVLANDYSGPGSGLSGSATIMPARVSTAGAVAADPKVPAPSPILTAGSDKPECIN; encoded by the coding sequence ATGCCTGTGCAACGTGTGGTTCGTGTGATTGCCACCGCGCTGACGCTCGCGGTCGTCCTCGGCACCGGGATCGCCTGGAGCAACGTGCGGTCCTTCGAAGACGGCATCTTCCACATGTCCGCGCCCTCGCTGGGCAAGGGCGGCGACGACGGCGCGATCGACATCCTGCTCGTCGGCCTGGACAGCCGCACCGACGCGCACGGCAACCCGCTGTCGCAGGAAGAACTCGACACTCTGAAGGCCGGCGACGAAGAGGCCACCAACACCGACACGATCATCCTGATCCGCATCCCCAACAACGGGAAGTCGGCCACTGCGATCTCGATCCCGCGCGACTCGTACGTCGCCGCCCCGGGCCTGGGCAAGACCAAGATCAACGGCGTCTACGGCCAGACCCGGGAGGCCAAGCGCACCGCCCTGGTCCGGGCGGGCGACTCCGCCACCGACGCCGCGGCGCAGGGCACCGAGGCCGGTCGCGAGGCGCTGATCAAGACCGTCGCCGACCTCACCGGCGTCACCGTCGACCACTACGCCGAGATCGGCCTGCTCGGCTTCTCGCTGATCACCGACGCGCTCGGCGGTGTCGACGTGTGCCTCAAGGAGCCGGTGTTCGAACCGCTTTCGGGGGCGGACTTCCCGGCCGGCCCGCAACGACTCAGCGGCCCCGAAGCGCTCAGCTTTGTGCGCCAACGCCACGAGCTGCCGCGCGGCGACCTGGACCGGGTGGTGCGGCAGCAGGTGGTGATGGCCTCGCTGGCCCACCGGGTCATCTCCGGCCGGACGCTGTCCAGCCCCACCACGGTCAAGCGGCTGGAAGCCGCCGTCCAGCGCTCGGTGGTGATCTCCGCCGGCTGGGACGTCATGGATTTCGTGCAGCAGATGCAGAAGCTGGCCGGCGGCAACGTCGCGTTTGCCACCATTCCGGTGCTCGACGGCGCCGGCTGGAGCGACGACGGCATGCAGAGCGTGGTGCGGCTGGACCCGCATCAGGTCGCCGACTGGGTCGGGAGCCTGCTGCACGATCAGGAACAGGGCAAGACCGAGGAGATCGCCTACACCCCGGCGAAGACCACCGCCAGCGTCGTCAATGACACCGACATCAACGGGCTGGCCGCGGCCGTATCAGACGTGTTGAGCGCCAAAGGCTTTGCGACGGGTACGGTGGGCAACAACGATGGCGGGCACGTCAAGGCCAGCCAGGTGCGCGCCGCCAAGAGCGACGACCTGGGGGCCAAGGAGGTCTCCAAGGAATTGGGTGGGTTGCCGGTGGTCGCCGACACCTCGCTGGCGCCGGGTGCGGTGCGGGTGGTGCTGGCCAACGACTACAGCGGCCCGGGCTCGGGCCTGTCCGGCAGCGCGACAATCATGCCCGCCCGGGTGTCCACGGCCGGTGCGGTGGCGGCCGACCCCAAGGTTCCCGCGCCGTCGCCGATCCTGACCGCCGGCTCCGACAAACCGGAGTGCATCAACTGA
- a CDS encoding TIGR03089 family protein gives MHQLITLSGAILDPMLRADPVGPRITYYDDATGERIELSAVTLANWAAKTGNLLRDELGAGSASRVAILLPAHWQTAAVLFGVWWIGAEAVLEPGAADAVLCTAERLDEADETGAGEVAVLSLDPFGRPVPDLPIGVTDYATAVRVHGDQIVAEPRPGPALGGRSADEVLADCQSSAATRGLTSGDRVLSTAAWSGPAELVDGLLSIMAVGASLVQVANADPAGQARRIETEKVTRVL, from the coding sequence GTGCATCAACTGATCACGCTGAGCGGAGCCATCCTCGATCCGATGCTGCGGGCCGATCCGGTCGGCCCGCGCATCACCTACTACGACGATGCCACCGGCGAGCGGATCGAACTGTCCGCCGTGACGCTGGCCAATTGGGCCGCCAAGACGGGCAACCTGCTGCGCGACGAGCTGGGCGCCGGATCGGCCAGCCGGGTGGCGATCCTGTTGCCGGCACACTGGCAGACGGCGGCGGTGCTGTTCGGGGTGTGGTGGATCGGCGCCGAGGCGGTCCTCGAACCGGGCGCGGCCGATGCGGTGCTGTGCACCGCCGAACGTCTGGACGAGGCGGACGAGACCGGGGCCGGTGAGGTGGCGGTGCTGTCGCTGGACCCGTTCGGCCGCCCGGTACCCGACCTGCCGATCGGGGTGACCGACTATGCGACCGCGGTGCGGGTGCACGGCGACCAGATCGTCGCCGAACCGCGACCCGGACCGGCGCTGGGCGGGCGATCGGCCGACGAGGTACTGGCCGATTGCCAAAGCTCGGCCGCGACACGGGGTTTGACGTCGGGTGATCGGGTGCTGTCCACCGCCGCGTGGTCCGGGCCGGCCGAACTGGTGGACGGACTGCTGTCGATCATGGCCGTCGGCGCATCGCTGGTGCAGGTGGCCAACGCGGACCCGGCCGGGCAGGCGCGCAGAATCGAAACCGAAAAGGTCACCCGGGTGCTGTGA
- a CDS encoding DUF1490 family protein: protein MAVYGLLAKAAGTVVTGLVGVTAYEAVRKAVAKAPLHETAVKGAELGLRGTRKAEEAAESARLKLADVMAEARERIGEEAPTPAVGNGHDH from the coding sequence ATGGCGGTGTATGGGCTCCTGGCGAAGGCGGCGGGCACGGTGGTCACCGGGCTGGTTGGCGTGACGGCCTACGAGGCGGTGCGCAAAGCCGTGGCCAAGGCACCGTTGCACGAGACCGCGGTCAAGGGGGCCGAGCTCGGACTGCGCGGCACCCGCAAGGCCGAGGAAGCCGCCGAGTCGGCCCGTCTCAAGCTCGCCGACGTCATGGCCGAGGCCCGCGAGCGCATCGGCGAGGAGGCGCCCACCCCCGCCGTCGGTAATGGCCACGACCATTAA
- the ctpC gene encoding manganese-exporting P-type ATPase CtpC, translating to MRVTVGWVRANSARAVAVEEAVAKCAGVRVVHAYPRTGSVVVWYSPRRCDRSSVLAAIDEAAHVAAELIPVRAPHSEEIRNADVLRMVIGGAALALLGVRRYVFARPPLLSPSGRLFATGVTVFTGYPFLRGALRSLRSGRAGTDALVSAATVASLVLRENVVALTVLWLLNIGEYLQDLTLRRTRRAISELLRGSQDTAWIRLTDPSGAPGASTEVQVPIDTVQIGDEVVIHDHVAIPVDGEVVDGEAIVNQSAITGENLPVSVMVGARVHAGSVVVRGRLVVHARAVGNQTTIGRIITRVEEAQHDRAPIQTVGENFSRRFVPTSFIVSALTLAVTGDVRRAMTMLLIACPCAVGLATPTAISAAIGNGARRGILIKGGSHLEQAGRVDAIVFDKTGTLTVGRPVVTNIIALHKDWQPEQVLAYAASSEIHSRHPLAEAVIRSTEERHITIPPHEECEVLVGLGMRTWADGRTLLLGSPGLLRAEKVRVSKKASEWVDRLRHQAETPLLLAVDGKLVGLISLRDEVRPEAVEVLKELRDNGIRRIVMLTGDHPDIAQVVAEELGIDEWRAEVMPEDKLEVVRGLQDDGYVVGMVGDGINDAPALAAADIGIAMGLAGTDVAVETADVALANDDLHRLLDVRDLGARAVDVIRENYGMSIAVNAAGLIIGAGGALSPVLAAILHNASSVAVVANSSRLIRYRLDAPGGLLNGDRAG from the coding sequence ATGCGGGTCACGGTCGGCTGGGTGCGCGCCAACTCCGCGCGCGCCGTGGCCGTCGAAGAGGCCGTCGCCAAATGTGCGGGCGTGCGCGTGGTACATGCCTACCCGCGCACCGGGTCGGTCGTCGTCTGGTACTCGCCCCGGCGCTGCGACCGCTCCTCGGTGCTGGCCGCCATCGACGAGGCGGCGCATGTCGCGGCCGAGCTGATCCCGGTCCGCGCGCCGCATTCGGAGGAGATCCGCAACGCCGACGTGCTGCGGATGGTCATCGGCGGCGCCGCGCTGGCCCTGCTCGGGGTGCGCCGCTACGTCTTCGCCCGCCCGCCGCTGCTGAGCCCCAGCGGCCGGCTGTTCGCCACCGGCGTCACCGTCTTCACCGGCTATCCCTTCCTGCGCGGCGCGCTGCGCTCGTTGCGCTCCGGCCGGGCCGGAACCGACGCGCTGGTCTCGGCCGCGACCGTGGCGAGCCTGGTGTTACGCGAGAACGTCGTCGCGCTCACCGTGCTGTGGCTGCTCAACATCGGCGAGTACCTCCAAGACCTCACCCTGCGCCGGACCCGCCGCGCCATCTCCGAACTGCTGCGCGGCAGCCAGGACACGGCCTGGATCCGGCTGACGGATCCTTCTGGGGCCCCCGGCGCCAGCACCGAAGTGCAGGTGCCCATCGACACCGTGCAGATCGGCGACGAGGTGGTCATTCACGACCACGTCGCCATACCGGTCGACGGCGAGGTGGTCGACGGCGAGGCGATCGTCAACCAGTCCGCGATCACCGGCGAGAACCTGCCCGTGTCCGTCATGGTCGGCGCGCGCGTGCACGCCGGTTCGGTGGTGGTGCGCGGACGACTGGTAGTGCACGCCCGCGCGGTCGGCAACCAGACCACCATCGGCCGCATCATCACCCGGGTCGAAGAGGCCCAGCACGACCGCGCGCCCATCCAAACCGTCGGCGAAAACTTCTCGCGCCGTTTCGTTCCCACCTCGTTCATCGTCTCGGCCCTGACGCTGGCGGTCACCGGTGACGTCCGCCGGGCAATGACCATGCTGCTGATCGCCTGCCCCTGCGCGGTCGGTCTGGCCACCCCGACCGCGATCAGCGCGGCGATCGGCAACGGCGCCCGCCGCGGCATCCTGATCAAGGGCGGCTCGCACCTCGAGCAGGCCGGCCGGGTCGACGCGATCGTGTTCGACAAGACCGGCACGCTGACCGTCGGACGCCCGGTGGTCACCAATATCATTGCGCTGCACAAAGATTGGCAGCCCGAGCAGGTACTGGCGTACGCGGCCAGCTCGGAGATCCACTCCCGCCACCCGCTGGCCGAGGCGGTGATCCGCTCCACCGAGGAGCGCCACATCACCATCCCGCCACACGAGGAGTGCGAGGTGCTGGTGGGCCTGGGCATGCGCACCTGGGCCGACGGCCGCACGCTGCTGCTCGGCAGCCCCGGCCTGCTGCGCGCCGAAAAGGTGCGGGTGTCCAAGAAGGCCTCGGAGTGGGTGGACAGGCTGCGGCACCAGGCCGAGACCCCGCTGCTGCTCGCGGTCGACGGCAAGCTGGTGGGGTTGATCAGCCTGCGCGACGAGGTACGCCCCGAGGCCGTCGAGGTGTTGAAGGAGTTGCGGGACAACGGGATTCGCCGGATCGTCATGCTCACCGGCGATCACCCCGACATCGCGCAGGTGGTCGCCGAAGAGCTGGGCATCGACGAGTGGCGCGCCGAGGTCATGCCGGAAGACAAGCTGGAGGTGGTGCGCGGCCTGCAGGACGACGGCTACGTGGTCGGCATGGTGGGCGACGGCATCAACGACGCGCCGGCGCTGGCCGCCGCCGACATCGGCATCGCCATGGGCCTGGCCGGCACGGACGTCGCGGTCGAGACCGCCGACGTGGCGCTGGCCAACGACGACCTGCACCGCCTGCTCGACGTGCGTGACCTGGGCGCCCGCGCCGTCGACGTCATCCGGGAGAACTACGGCATGTCCATCGCGGTCAACGCCGCCGGGCTGATCATCGGCGCGGGCGGGGCGCTGTCCCCCGTACTGGCCGCGATCCTGCACAACGCGTCGTCGGTGGCGGTGGTGGCCAACAGCTCACGGCTGATTCGGTACCGCCTGGACGCACCGGGCGGCTTACTCAACGGCGACCGCGCGGGCTGA
- a CDS encoding class I SAM-dependent methyltransferase: MARTDDDTWDLATSVGATATMVAAGRARATLDGLIDDRFAEPLVRAVGVDFMTRWAAGELASADVDVPDAPWGMQRMTDMLAARTRYIDAFFAEAGAQKDPAIQQVVILASGLDARAYRLPWAPGTRVFEIDQPQVLEFKAATIAELGAEPTAEVCAVPIDLRQDWPSALRQAGFDTGRPAAWAAEGLVGFLPPEAQDRLLDNITALSADGSQLVAEVFANTGVSGDALNAASEKWRRNGLDIALGELGFPGERNDVATYLQHRGWQTVRTPLNQMLANNGLPLQSTDSDAPFAQNYYCTAVLHRAG, from the coding sequence ATGGCGCGCACCGACGACGACACCTGGGACCTGGCGACCAGCGTGGGAGCGACCGCCACCATGGTGGCCGCCGGGCGGGCCCGGGCCACCCTGGACGGGCTGATCGACGATCGGTTCGCCGAGCCGCTGGTGCGCGCGGTCGGCGTCGACTTCATGACCCGGTGGGCCGCCGGTGAACTCGCCTCCGCGGACGTCGACGTGCCCGACGCCCCGTGGGGCATGCAACGCATGACCGACATGCTGGCCGCCCGCACCCGGTACATCGACGCGTTCTTCGCCGAGGCGGGGGCCCAGAAAGATCCAGCCATCCAGCAGGTGGTCATCCTGGCCTCCGGCCTGGATGCGCGCGCCTATCGGCTGCCGTGGGCGCCGGGCACCAGGGTGTTCGAGATCGACCAGCCGCAAGTCCTGGAGTTCAAGGCCGCCACCATCGCCGAACTCGGCGCCGAGCCCACCGCCGAAGTGTGCGCCGTTCCGATCGACCTGCGCCAGGACTGGCCGTCGGCGCTGCGACAGGCCGGCTTCGACACCGGGCGGCCCGCCGCCTGGGCGGCCGAGGGCCTGGTCGGCTTCCTGCCTCCCGAGGCTCAGGATCGGTTGCTGGACAACATCACCGCGCTCTCCGCCGACGGCAGCCAGCTGGTGGCCGAGGTCTTTGCGAACACCGGGGTCAGCGGCGACGCGCTGAATGCCGCGAGCGAGAAGTGGCGGCGCAACGGCCTCGACATCGCGCTGGGCGAACTGGGATTCCCCGGCGAGCGCAATGACGTGGCGACCTATCTGCAGCACCGGGGCTGGCAGACGGTTCGCACCCCGCTCAATCAGATGCTGGCCAACAACGGGCTGCCGCTGCAGTCGACCGACTCCGATGCACCCTTCGCGCAGAATTACTACTGCACCGCGGTGTTGCACCGGGCGGGTTAG
- a CDS encoding CoA transferase — protein sequence MPNSKPAKPLDGFRVLDFTQNIAGPLAGQVLADLGAEVIKIEAPVGEAARHITAVLPGRPPLATLFLPHNRGKKSVMADLRSDDAKQQILRLVDTADVVLEGFRPGVMERMGLGPEELQSRNPKLIYARLSAYGGNGPEGSRPGVDLMVAAESGMTTGMPTPTGKPQIIPSQLVDAASGHVLAQAVLAALLNRERHGVADVVRVAMYDVAVSLQASQLTIHLNKPSDAPKPDAAPKPKRRKGVGFATQPSDAFKAADGYLVISAYVPKHWDKLCEIIGRPDMRDDERFVDQRARALNYPELTEELEKALAAKTADEWVRLLQEGGVMACHAYTWKQVVGTALFAENELALPVGEGADAVTVIRTPARYSSFDAAATEPPPALGQHTEEYLGAPQPAP from the coding sequence ATGCCGAACAGCAAGCCCGCTAAGCCACTTGACGGCTTTCGGGTGCTCGACTTCACCCAGAACATCGCCGGGCCGTTGGCCGGACAGGTGCTGGCCGACCTGGGTGCCGAGGTCATCAAGATCGAGGCGCCCGTCGGTGAGGCGGCCCGGCACATCACCGCGGTGCTGCCCGGACGCCCACCGCTGGCCACCCTGTTCCTTCCCCACAATCGGGGCAAGAAGTCGGTGATGGCGGACCTGCGCAGCGACGATGCCAAGCAGCAGATTTTGCGCCTGGTCGATACGGCAGACGTTGTGCTGGAAGGGTTCCGGCCGGGCGTGATGGAACGCATGGGCCTGGGACCCGAGGAGCTGCAATCCCGCAATCCCAAGCTCATCTACGCGCGCCTTTCCGCCTACGGCGGCAACGGCCCGGAGGGCAGCCGGCCGGGCGTCGACCTGATGGTCGCCGCCGAGTCGGGCATGACCACCGGGATGCCCACGCCCACCGGCAAACCCCAGATCATCCCGTCCCAACTCGTCGATGCCGCCAGCGGCCACGTGCTGGCGCAGGCGGTGCTGGCCGCGCTGCTCAACCGTGAACGCCACGGGGTCGCCGACGTGGTGCGGGTCGCCATGTATGACGTCGCGGTCAGCCTGCAGGCCAGTCAGCTGACCATCCACCTGAACAAGCCGAGCGACGCCCCCAAGCCAGACGCGGCGCCAAAGCCCAAGCGGCGCAAGGGCGTTGGGTTCGCCACCCAACCGTCGGATGCCTTCAAGGCCGCCGACGGCTACCTGGTGATCAGCGCCTACGTGCCCAAGCACTGGGACAAGCTGTGCGAGATCATCGGCCGGCCCGACATGCGCGACGACGAGCGGTTCGTCGACCAGCGCGCGCGGGCGCTCAACTATCCCGAGCTGACCGAGGAACTCGAGAAGGCGCTGGCCGCCAAGACCGCGGACGAATGGGTCCGGCTGCTACAGGAGGGCGGCGTGATGGCCTGCCACGCCTACACCTGGAAGCAGGTGGTCGGCACCGCGCTGTTCGCCGAGAACGAGCTGGCCCTCCCGGTCGGCGAGGGCGCGGACGCGGTCACCGTAATCCGCACTCCGGCACGCTATTCCAGCTTCGACGCAGCCGCCACCGAACCCCCGCCGGCCCTCGGCCAGCACACCGAGGAGTATCTGGGCGCACCGCAGCCCGCACCTTGA